Proteins from one Bradyrhizobium amphicarpaeae genomic window:
- a CDS encoding tetratricopeptide repeat protein, protein MSELFDEVDEEVRREQLKKLWDRYSVHFIALMVLVVAAVGGWRGYQYLEAKKAAEAGAAFEKAAELSDQDKHAEAEAAFTELAAKAPSGYRTLARLRAAAEAAPRDAKAAAKMYDDIAADRSVGGEWQDLARIRAAGLLLDSAPYAEMQQRLEPSAAPKSTFRHSAREMLALSAWRNNDMTAARKWLDAIGEDGETPPGLRSRAEALQALLPPVAKS, encoded by the coding sequence GTGTCTGAATTATTTGACGAAGTCGACGAGGAAGTCCGTCGCGAACAGCTCAAGAAGCTGTGGGATAGATACTCGGTCCACTTCATCGCCCTGATGGTGCTGGTCGTGGCGGCCGTGGGCGGCTGGCGCGGCTATCAGTATCTGGAGGCCAAGAAGGCCGCCGAGGCTGGCGCCGCCTTCGAGAAGGCGGCCGAACTGTCCGACCAGGACAAGCATGCCGAGGCGGAGGCCGCCTTCACCGAGCTCGCCGCCAAGGCGCCGTCGGGCTATCGCACCCTGGCGCGGCTGCGCGCCGCGGCCGAGGCGGCGCCCCGCGACGCCAAGGCTGCCGCCAAGATGTATGACGACATCGCTGCCGACCGCAGCGTCGGTGGTGAGTGGCAGGATCTGGCCAGGATCCGCGCCGCCGGTCTGCTGCTGGACAGCGCGCCCTATGCCGAGATGCAGCAGCGGCTGGAGCCTTCCGCGGCACCCAAATCGACCTTCCGCCACAGCGCCCGCGAGATGCTGGCGCTGTCGGCGTGGCGCAACAACGACATGACCGCGGCCCGCAAATGGCTCGACGCGATCGGTGAAGACGGCGAAACGCCGCCCGGCCTGCGCTCGCGGGCCGAGGCGCTCCAGGCCCTGCTTCCGCCCGTCGCCAAGAGCTGA
- the der gene encoding ribosome biogenesis GTPase Der, translated as MSFTIAIIGRPNVGKSTLFNRLVGQKLALVDDLPGVTRDRREGEARLGDLEFTIIDTAGLDEGAKGSLTARMQEQTETAIAQADALFFVIDARVGLTPTDRAFADFARKANKPVLLVANKSEGKHGDAGAMESFALGLGDPIQISAEHGEGMGELYDALAKLMPEPVEDDEAEDDDAPLTEEEAATRPIRVAIVGRPNAGKSTLINHLLGEERLLTSPEAGTTRDSIAVEINWKGREFRVFDTAGLRRRSRIEEKLEKLSVADALRAVRFAEVVVMMMDSQNRFEEQDLRIADLIEREGRAVVLAVNKWDLMESKGGGAISNLRRDADHLLPQIKGVPIVAVSGLMGEGIDRLMQAIQDAYALWNKRVSTSALNRWFEQAVQANPPPAVSGRRLKLNYITQTKARPPSFVLFCSRADAVPQSYLRYLINSMRETFELPGTPVRITLREKANPFAHKRKRPS; from the coding sequence ATGTCCTTCACGATCGCCATCATCGGCCGACCCAATGTCGGCAAATCGACGCTGTTCAACCGCCTGGTTGGGCAGAAGCTCGCGCTCGTCGATGACCTGCCCGGGGTCACCCGCGACCGCCGCGAGGGTGAGGCCAGGCTCGGCGATCTCGAATTCACCATCATTGATACCGCCGGCCTCGACGAGGGCGCCAAGGGCTCGCTGACCGCGCGCATGCAGGAGCAGACCGAGACCGCGATCGCGCAGGCCGACGCACTGTTCTTCGTCATCGATGCCCGCGTCGGCCTCACGCCCACCGACCGCGCCTTCGCCGATTTCGCCCGCAAGGCCAACAAGCCGGTGCTGCTGGTCGCCAACAAGAGCGAGGGCAAGCACGGCGATGCCGGCGCGATGGAGTCCTTCGCGCTCGGCCTGGGCGATCCCATCCAGATCTCGGCCGAGCATGGCGAGGGCATGGGCGAGCTCTACGATGCGCTCGCCAAGCTGATGCCGGAGCCTGTCGAAGACGATGAGGCCGAGGACGACGACGCGCCGCTCACCGAGGAAGAGGCCGCGACCCGCCCGATCCGGGTCGCCATCGTCGGCCGGCCCAATGCCGGCAAATCGACGCTGATCAACCATCTGCTCGGCGAGGAACGTCTGCTGACGAGCCCCGAGGCCGGCACCACGCGCGACTCCATCGCGGTCGAGATCAACTGGAAGGGCCGCGAGTTTCGCGTGTTCGATACCGCTGGTCTCCGCCGGCGCTCCCGCATCGAGGAGAAGCTGGAAAAGCTCTCGGTCGCCGACGCCCTGCGCGCGGTCCGTTTTGCCGAAGTCGTCGTGATGATGATGGATTCGCAGAACCGGTTCGAGGAGCAGGATTTGCGCATCGCCGACCTGATCGAGCGCGAGGGCCGCGCGGTCGTGCTCGCCGTCAACAAATGGGATCTGATGGAGAGCAAGGGGGGCGGCGCGATCTCGAACCTGCGCCGCGATGCCGATCATCTGCTGCCGCAGATCAAGGGCGTGCCGATCGTCGCCGTCTCGGGCCTGATGGGCGAGGGCATCGATCGGCTGATGCAGGCGATCCAGGACGCCTATGCGCTCTGGAACAAGCGCGTGTCGACGTCGGCATTGAACCGCTGGTTCGAGCAGGCAGTCCAGGCCAATCCGCCGCCGGCCGTGTCCGGCCGCAGGCTCAAGCTGAATTACATCACCCAGACCAAGGCGCGCCCGCCGAGCTTCGTGTTGTTCTGCTCGCGCGCCGACGCAGTGCCGCAGTCCTATCTGCGCTATCTCATCAATTCCATGCGCGAGACTTTCGAGCTGCCGGGTACGCCGGTGCGTATCACCTTGCGCGAGAAGGCCAATCCCTTCGCCCACAAGCGAAAGCGGCCGTCGTGA
- a CDS encoding TCR/Tet family MFS transporter: protein MSDGAGEATAQGAAPVRRGAVAFIFVTILLDMLALGVIMPILPKLIESFVDNDTAHAARIFGLFGTAWALMQFVFSPLLGALSDRFGRRPVVLLSNFGLAADYVLMALAPSLLWLFVGRVISGITSASISTAFAYIADITPPERRAAVFGRIGAAFGAGFILGPALGGLLGDIDPRLPFWASAALSFANALYGLFVLPESLAPDKRAPFRWRSASPVGALRLLRSNAMLAALSVVNFIAQVAHVVLPSTFVLYATYRYGWDSKTVGLTLAMVGICAMVVQGLAIGAIVRVLGERNALLFGLCCGALGFLVLGSAPTGPLSWIGIPILALWGISGAASQALMTRLVAPDQQGQLQGATASVQSVSQLVGPFLFTLTFSYFIGASAPLHLPGAPFLLAAMLMVVCVAIAVRTLVTRTVS, encoded by the coding sequence GTGAGTGACGGCGCCGGCGAGGCGACGGCGCAGGGCGCTGCGCCGGTCCGGCGCGGTGCCGTCGCCTTCATCTTCGTCACCATCCTCCTGGACATGCTCGCGCTCGGCGTGATCATGCCGATCCTGCCGAAGCTGATCGAGAGCTTCGTCGACAACGACACCGCGCACGCAGCCCGCATCTTTGGCCTGTTCGGCACCGCCTGGGCGCTGATGCAGTTCGTGTTCTCGCCGCTGTTAGGGGCGCTGTCGGATCGTTTCGGGCGGCGGCCGGTGGTGCTGCTGTCGAATTTCGGCCTCGCCGCCGATTACGTGCTGATGGCGTTGGCGCCGTCCCTGCTGTGGTTGTTCGTCGGCCGCGTGATCTCCGGCATCACCTCGGCCAGCATCTCGACGGCGTTTGCCTATATCGCCGACATCACGCCGCCGGAGCGGCGCGCGGCGGTGTTCGGCAGGATTGGCGCGGCCTTCGGCGCCGGCTTCATCCTGGGGCCGGCGCTGGGCGGCCTGCTCGGCGATATCGATCCGCGCCTGCCGTTCTGGGCGTCGGCCGCCCTCAGCTTCGCCAATGCGCTCTACGGGCTGTTCGTGCTGCCGGAATCGCTCGCGCCGGACAAGCGCGCGCCGTTCCGCTGGAGGAGCGCCAGTCCGGTCGGTGCGCTCCGCCTGCTGCGCTCCAATGCGATGCTTGCCGCGTTGTCCGTCGTCAATTTCATCGCGCAGGTCGCGCATGTCGTGCTGCCCTCGACCTTCGTGCTCTATGCGACCTATCGCTACGGCTGGGATTCCAAGACCGTGGGATTGACGCTGGCGATGGTCGGCATCTGCGCCATGGTGGTGCAGGGGCTCGCAATCGGCGCCATCGTGCGGGTGCTCGGCGAGCGGAATGCGCTCCTGTTCGGCCTGTGTTGTGGCGCACTCGGCTTTTTGGTGCTCGGCAGTGCACCGACCGGGCCGCTGTCCTGGATCGGGATTCCCATTCTGGCGCTGTGGGGCATCTCGGGTGCAGCCTCGCAAGCGCTGATGACGCGGCTGGTCGCGCCCGATCAGCAGGGCCAGCTCCAGGGCGCGACCGCGAGCGTGCAGAGCGTATCGCAGCTCGTCGGCCCGTTCCTGTTCACGCTCACATTTTCTTATTTCATCGGCGCCAGCGCGCCGCTGCATCTGCCCGGCGCGCCGTTCCTGCTCGCGGCGATGCTGATGGTGGTCTGCGTGGCGATCGCGGTGCGGACGCTGGTTACGAGGACGGTCTCGTAG
- a CDS encoding ABC transporter substrate-binding protein, giving the protein MTTTTFARRSAALLACAAFGFATSAYAQDKTVKIGVLNDMSSLYADIGGPNSVVAVKMAVEDSGLAAKGWTIEVVSGDHQNKPDVGVNIARQWVDTQKVDMITDTPNSGVALAVSNIAKEKNVVLVNNGGASADLTGKACNANTISYTYDTYMLANGTGKALTKAGGDSWFFLTADYAFGAALERDTSAVVTANGGKVIGGVKHPLNTSDFSSFLLQAQNSKAKIIGLANAGGDTTNSIKQAAEFGIVEGGQKLAALLLFINDVHSLGLKTAHGLTFTESFYWDLNDKTRAWSKRFQEKTANKAMPSMTQAGNYAGVLHYLKALEALGGNPHDGAKVVAKMKEIPTDDPLFGKGPLREDGRRIIPAYLFEVKKPEESKGPWDYYKQIATISAEDAAKPLKDSECPLVKK; this is encoded by the coding sequence ATGACGACGACGACGTTCGCGCGCCGCTCCGCGGCCCTTCTGGCCTGTGCCGCCTTCGGTTTTGCAACATCCGCCTACGCGCAGGACAAGACCGTCAAGATCGGCGTGCTCAACGACATGTCGAGCCTCTATGCCGACATCGGCGGCCCCAATTCCGTGGTTGCCGTGAAGATGGCCGTGGAAGATTCGGGTCTGGCTGCGAAGGGCTGGACCATCGAGGTCGTCAGCGGCGACCACCAGAACAAGCCTGACGTCGGCGTCAACATCGCGCGGCAATGGGTCGACACCCAGAAGGTCGACATGATCACCGACACGCCCAATTCCGGCGTGGCACTGGCCGTCAGCAACATCGCCAAGGAAAAGAACGTCGTCCTGGTCAACAATGGCGGCGCCAGCGCCGACCTCACGGGCAAGGCCTGCAACGCCAACACCATCTCCTACACCTACGACACCTATATGCTCGCCAACGGCACCGGCAAGGCGCTGACCAAGGCCGGTGGCGACAGCTGGTTCTTCCTGACCGCGGACTACGCCTTCGGCGCGGCGCTCGAGCGTGACACCAGCGCGGTCGTCACCGCCAACGGCGGCAAGGTCATCGGTGGCGTCAAGCATCCGCTCAACACCTCGGATTTCTCCTCCTTCCTGCTGCAGGCGCAGAACTCCAAGGCCAAGATCATCGGCCTCGCCAACGCCGGCGGCGACACCACCAACTCGATCAAGCAGGCGGCCGAATTCGGCATCGTCGAGGGCGGCCAGAAGCTCGCCGCGCTTCTCCTTTTCATCAACGACGTTCACTCGCTCGGCCTGAAAACCGCGCACGGCCTGACCTTCACGGAATCCTTCTACTGGGATCTCAACGACAAGACGCGCGCCTGGTCGAAGCGCTTCCAGGAAAAGACGGCCAACAAGGCCATGCCTTCGATGACACAGGCCGGCAACTATGCCGGCGTGTTGCACTACCTGAAGGCTCTCGAAGCCCTCGGCGGCAACCCGCATGACGGCGCCAAGGTCGTCGCCAAGATGAAGGAAATCCCGACCGACGATCCGCTGTTCGGCAAGGGCCCGCTGCGCGAGGATGGCCGTCGCATCATCCCGGCGTATCTGTTCGAGGTGAAGAAGCCCGAGGAGTCCAAAGGCCCGTGGGACTACTACAAGCAGATCGCCACGATCTCGGCGGAAGACGCCGCCAAGCCGCTCAAGGACAGCGAGTGCCCGCTGGTGAAGAAGTGA
- a CDS encoding SDR family NAD(P)-dependent oxidoreductase — MTKPLADRIALVTGASRGIGYATAIALAKAGAHIVATARTQGGLEELDDEIRKLGGSATLVPLNLTDSDGIARLGAGLHERYGKLDILVGNAGVLGPSSPIGHIELKTFTDVMAVNVSANFQLIRCMEPLLKQSDAGRAVFVTSGAANKATAYVSPYAASKAALETLARAWAQETANTKLRVNLFNPGPVRTRMRATLMPGEDPATLDTAEQVSEFIVPMCAPDWTETGKFYDYKTRSLMSFRSPA, encoded by the coding sequence ATGACCAAACCCCTCGCCGACCGCATCGCTCTCGTCACCGGCGCCTCGCGCGGCATCGGCTATGCCACTGCAATTGCACTGGCCAAGGCCGGCGCGCATATCGTTGCGACAGCGCGCACGCAGGGCGGGCTGGAGGAGCTTGACGACGAGATCCGGAAACTGGGCGGTAGCGCCACGCTGGTGCCGCTCAACCTCACCGATTCCGACGGCATCGCGCGGCTCGGCGCCGGGCTGCACGAGCGCTACGGCAAGCTCGACATCCTCGTCGGCAATGCCGGCGTGCTCGGCCCCTCCTCGCCAATCGGCCATATCGAGCTGAAGACCTTTACCGACGTGATGGCCGTCAACGTCTCCGCCAACTTCCAGCTGATCCGCTGCATGGAGCCGCTGCTGAAGCAGTCCGACGCCGGCCGCGCCGTGTTCGTCACGTCGGGTGCTGCCAACAAGGCGACAGCCTATGTCAGCCCCTACGCGGCGTCGAAGGCCGCGCTGGAGACGCTGGCCCGCGCCTGGGCGCAGGAGACGGCGAACACCAAGCTGCGCGTCAACCTGTTCAACCCCGGCCCGGTCCGCACCCGCATGCGCGCCACGCTGATGCCGGGCGAAGACCCGGCGACGCTCGACACCGCAGAGCAGGTCTCCGAATTCATCGTGCCGATGTGCGCGCCCGACTGGACCGAGACCGGCAAGTTCTACGACTACAAGACCCGAAGCCTGATGAGCTTCCGCTCGCCCGCGTAG
- the purF gene encoding amidophosphoribosyltransferase, which yields MRHPDQDAQSDLDPNAGPGPAALEVQDDLEGDTLREECGVFGIYGHPDAAAITALGLHALQHRGQEAAGIVSYDGSRFHSERRLGLVGDTFSRREVIDRLPGNMAVGHVRYSTTGATILRNVQPLFAELNAGGLAVAHNGNLTNGLTLRRELVKSGAMMQSTTDTEVILHLVARSRRSRFIERYIDALREIEGAYALVSLTNKKLVGARDPRGIRPLVLGELDGCPILTSETCALDIIGARFVRDIDPGEVIVFDEKGQDIHKPFPPMAPRPCIFEYIYFSRPDSIVHGRSVYEVRKAFGAQLARESHVPIDVVVPVPDSGVPAAIGYSQHSGVPFELGIIRNHYVGRTFIQPTQAIRESGVRMKHSANRAAIEGKRIILIDDSLVRGTTSKKIVRMMRDAGAKEVHFRLASPPILYPDYYGIDLPDRGGLLAATHSLEEMREIIGADSLAFLSIDGMYRAMGEPGRDPANPKFSDHCFTGAYPTHLTDQTQTEQQPRQLSLLAEAS from the coding sequence ATGCGACACCCTGACCAGGACGCCCAATCTGATCTCGATCCAAACGCCGGCCCGGGTCCGGCCGCGCTAGAGGTTCAGGACGATCTGGAAGGAGATACGCTGCGCGAGGAATGCGGCGTCTTCGGCATCTACGGCCACCCGGACGCCGCCGCCATCACCGCGCTCGGCCTGCACGCCCTTCAGCACCGCGGCCAGGAGGCCGCCGGCATCGTCTCCTACGACGGCAGCCGCTTCCACAGTGAACGCCGGCTCGGCCTCGTCGGCGACACCTTCTCCCGCCGCGAGGTGATCGACCGCCTCCCCGGCAATATGGCCGTGGGCCATGTCCGCTACTCCACCACCGGCGCCACCATCCTGCGCAACGTGCAGCCGCTGTTTGCCGAGCTCAATGCCGGCGGTCTCGCGGTCGCCCACAACGGCAACCTCACCAACGGCCTGACGCTGCGCCGCGAGCTCGTGAAGAGCGGCGCGATGATGCAGTCGACCACCGACACCGAGGTGATCCTGCATCTGGTCGCGCGCTCCAGGCGCAGCCGCTTCATCGAGCGCTATATCGACGCGCTGCGCGAGATCGAGGGCGCCTATGCGCTGGTCTCGCTGACCAACAAGAAGCTGGTCGGCGCGCGCGATCCGCGCGGCATCCGTCCCCTTGTGCTCGGCGAGCTCGACGGCTGCCCGATCCTGACGTCGGAGACCTGCGCGCTCGACATCATCGGCGCGCGCTTCGTCCGCGACATCGACCCCGGCGAAGTCATCGTGTTCGACGAGAAGGGCCAGGACATCCACAAGCCGTTCCCGCCGATGGCGCCGCGTCCCTGCATCTTCGAATACATCTACTTCTCCCGGCCGGATTCCATCGTCCACGGCCGCTCGGTCTACGAGGTGCGCAAGGCCTTCGGTGCGCAGCTCGCGCGCGAGAGCCATGTGCCGATCGACGTCGTCGTTCCGGTGCCGGATTCCGGCGTGCCCGCCGCGATCGGCTACAGCCAGCATTCCGGCGTGCCGTTCGAGCTCGGCATCATCCGCAACCACTATGTCGGCCGCACCTTCATCCAGCCGACCCAGGCGATCCGCGAATCCGGCGTGCGCATGAAGCATTCGGCCAACCGCGCCGCGATCGAAGGCAAGCGCATCATCCTGATCGACGACTCGCTGGTGCGCGGCACCACCTCGAAGAAGATCGTGCGCATGATGCGCGATGCCGGCGCCAAGGAAGTGCACTTCCGGCTCGCTTCGCCCCCGATCCTCTATCCCGATTATTACGGCATCGACCTGCCCGACCGCGGCGGTCTTCTGGCGGCGACGCATTCGCTGGAAGAGATGCGCGAGATCATCGGCGCCGACTCGCTCGCCTTCCTGTCGATCGACGGCATGTACCGCGCCATGGGCGAGCCCGGCCGCGACCCCGCCAATCCGAAGTTCTCGGACCACTGCTTCACGGGGGCGTATCCGACCCACCTCACCGACCAGACCCAGACCGAGCAGCAGCCCCGGCAGCTGTCGCTGCTGGCGGAGGCGAGCTGA
- a CDS encoding CvpA family protein, whose protein sequence is MPVTLLDLILLGVMLISGLLAMVRGFMREILSIAAWGAAAIVTLYSFSKLLPTAKSYFNNDTVASVVVVAGVFVGTLVVVSVITVRISDMILDSRIGALDRTLGFLFGLARGLLIVVVAFLFFTWLVPDKQRPDWVTGAKSRVVLQGTGDWLMALLPDDPENTILKRFKKNKPDDDQAESEQQPSGSGDGYSKPARDGLKKLIEKPAAR, encoded by the coding sequence ATGCCAGTAACACTCCTCGACCTGATCCTGCTCGGTGTGATGCTGATCTCGGGCCTGCTTGCCATGGTCCGCGGCTTCATGCGCGAAATCCTGTCGATCGCAGCCTGGGGCGCGGCGGCGATCGTGACGCTGTACTCCTTTTCGAAGCTGCTCCCGACCGCCAAGAGCTATTTCAACAACGACACCGTCGCGAGCGTGGTCGTCGTCGCCGGTGTGTTCGTGGGCACCCTGGTCGTGGTCTCCGTGATCACGGTCCGGATCTCCGACATGATCCTGGATTCCAGGATCGGCGCCCTGGACCGCACCCTCGGCTTCCTGTTTGGGCTGGCTCGCGGGCTTTTGATCGTCGTGGTCGCCTTCCTGTTCTTCACCTGGCTGGTTCCGGACAAGCAGCGCCCGGACTGGGTCACGGGGGCCAAATCCCGCGTGGTGCTGCAGGGAACCGGGGATTGGCTGATGGCGCTCTTGCCTGACGACCCCGAGAACACCATCTTGAAGAGATTCAAGAAAAACAAACCAGATGATGATCAAGCTGAATCCGAGCAGCAGCCTTCGGGCAGTGGCGACGGATACAGTAAACCTGCTCGTGACGGCCTGAAAAAGCTGATCGAGAAACCTGCGGCGCGTTGA
- the radA gene encoding DNA repair protein RadA, translating to MAKNTLSFVCQNCGAAYNRWQGKCESCGEWNTLAEEDVAGSVPVSIRSKRKGRTFALESLSGKTQDAPRLSSGMTELDRVTGGGFVRGSVLLVGGDPGIGKSTLLTQATSMMARAGHRIVYISGEEAVAQVRLRAERLGLSDAPVQLAAETSVEDIVSTLSEGAVPRLIVIDSIQTMWTDTVESAPGTVTQVRASAQALIRFAKKTGAAIILVGHVTKDGQIAGPRVVEHMVDAVLSFEGEGSQQFRILRAVKNRFGPTDEIGVFEMTGLGLREVTNPSELFLSERDLGTPGTAVFAGIEGTRPVLVELQALVAPTSLGTPRRAVVGWDPSRLSMVLAVLEAHCGVKLSGHDVYLNVAGGLRIHEPAADLAAAAALVSSLVNAQLPTDAVYFGEISLSGVVRPVAQTPARLKEAAKLGFQRAVLPESARGESSGDAGLTMNAVNSLTTLVAEIAARGSRRGESNAPAEKNATPARFRRGEG from the coding sequence ATGGCCAAGAACACGCTTTCCTTCGTCTGCCAGAACTGCGGCGCGGCCTATAACCGCTGGCAGGGCAAGTGCGAATCCTGCGGCGAGTGGAATACGCTCGCCGAGGAGGATGTCGCCGGCAGCGTCCCCGTCTCGATCCGCTCCAAGCGCAAGGGACGGACGTTCGCGCTGGAGAGCCTGTCGGGGAAAACCCAGGATGCGCCTCGCCTGTCCTCGGGCATGACCGAGCTCGACCGCGTCACCGGCGGCGGCTTCGTCCGCGGCTCGGTGCTGCTGGTCGGCGGCGATCCCGGCATCGGCAAATCGACGCTGCTGACGCAGGCCACCAGCATGATGGCGCGCGCCGGCCACCGCATCGTCTACATCTCCGGCGAAGAGGCGGTCGCGCAGGTGCGGCTGCGCGCCGAACGGCTTGGGCTCTCGGATGCACCGGTGCAGCTCGCCGCCGAAACTTCCGTCGAGGACATCGTCTCGACGCTGTCGGAAGGCGCGGTGCCGCGGCTGATCGTGATCGATTCGATCCAGACCATGTGGACCGACACGGTGGAATCCGCCCCCGGCACCGTGACCCAGGTACGGGCCTCGGCGCAGGCGCTGATCCGTTTCGCCAAGAAGACGGGCGCTGCCATCATCCTGGTCGGTCACGTCACCAAGGACGGCCAGATCGCAGGCCCCCGCGTGGTCGAGCATATGGTCGACGCGGTGCTGTCGTTCGAGGGCGAAGGCTCGCAGCAATTCCGCATCCTGCGCGCCGTGAAAAACCGTTTCGGCCCGACCGACGAGATCGGCGTGTTCGAGATGACGGGCCTGGGCTTGCGCGAAGTCACCAACCCCTCCGAGCTGTTCCTGTCCGAGCGCGACCTCGGCACGCCAGGCACCGCCGTGTTCGCGGGCATCGAGGGCACAAGGCCCGTTCTGGTCGAATTGCAGGCGCTGGTGGCGCCGACCTCGCTCGGGACACCGCGCCGCGCCGTGGTCGGCTGGGACCCGAGCCGGCTGTCGATGGTGCTGGCGGTGCTGGAAGCTCATTGCGGGGTCAAGCTGTCCGGCCATGACGTCTATCTGAACGTCGCCGGCGGCCTGCGCATCCATGAGCCGGCGGCCGACCTCGCCGCCGCCGCGGCATTGGTGTCATCCCTGGTTAATGCGCAGTTGCCGACGGATGCGGTCTATTTCGGCGAGATCTCGCTGTCGGGCGTGGTGCGCCCGGTGGCGCAGACCCCGGCCCGGCTGAAGGAAGCCGCGAAACTCGGCTTCCAGCGCGCCGTGCTGCCCGAATCGGCCCGGGGCGAGAGCAGCGGCGACGCCGGATTGACGATGAATGCGGTCAACAGCCTGACGACATTGGTGGCCGAGATCGCCGCCCGCGGCTCCCGCCGGGGCGAATCGAACGCGCCGGCGGAGAAAAATGCCACACCGGCAAGATTCCGCCGCGGAGAGGGTTAG
- a CDS encoding ABC transporter substrate-binding protein, translating to MTGFLRILLVVGTACGLVASAGHSLAKPLDIVFVNPGKTGEVYWDMVAQTMQAAGRKLDAHVEVLTSERNYRTMQELGFGVLARRDKPDFLILSNEESAAVPIMEAAEAAGVRTLLLSNTLIGEDAVRLGPPRQKLKTWLGDITTDLQTAGARMADALIRTARDEKWQSPDGKIHLLGIGGDEITPASIARNAGLKLAVDAAPDVVVDRLLFANWTQSEAENVTANYLSWASRKQIRPAGIWAGNDPMALGAMRAVIAAGLVPGRDIQLVGLNWSEEALREIRAGRLLLTDGGHFLLGGWSIVLLRDYADGCDFAAVSPRVEVKTSAITRQNLGSVGDLIKTRAFDRIDFARFRAKAGRCGHYDFSLDALISSLPVPEGVAD from the coding sequence ATGACGGGCTTCTTGCGAATATTGCTGGTTGTGGGCACGGCCTGCGGCCTCGTCGCGTCCGCCGGCCACAGCCTTGCCAAGCCGCTCGACATCGTCTTCGTCAATCCCGGCAAGACCGGCGAGGTCTACTGGGACATGGTCGCGCAGACCATGCAGGCCGCCGGCCGCAAGCTCGACGCGCATGTCGAGGTGCTGACCAGCGAGCGCAATTATCGCACCATGCAGGAGCTCGGCTTCGGCGTGCTGGCGCGCCGCGACAAACCCGATTTCCTCATCCTGTCGAACGAGGAGTCCGCGGCCGTCCCGATCATGGAAGCGGCCGAGGCCGCCGGCGTCAGGACGTTGCTGCTCTCGAACACGCTGATCGGCGAGGATGCGGTGCGTCTTGGACCGCCCAGGCAGAAGCTCAAGACCTGGCTCGGCGACATCACGACCGATCTTCAGACCGCGGGCGCACGGATGGCCGATGCCCTGATCCGGACCGCGCGTGACGAGAAATGGCAGAGCCCGGACGGCAAGATTCATTTGCTCGGCATCGGCGGTGACGAGATCACGCCTGCTTCCATCGCGCGCAACGCCGGTCTCAAGCTCGCGGTGGACGCCGCGCCTGATGTGGTGGTGGACCGGCTGCTGTTCGCCAACTGGACGCAGTCGGAGGCCGAGAACGTCACCGCGAATTATCTCAGCTGGGCCTCGCGCAAGCAGATCCGCCCCGCCGGCATCTGGGCCGGCAACGATCCCATGGCGCTCGGTGCGATGCGCGCGGTGATTGCCGCCGGCCTCGTGCCCGGCCGCGACATCCAGCTCGTTGGCCTCAACTGGTCGGAGGAAGCTCTGCGCGAGATCAGGGCAGGCCGCCTGCTGCTGACCGACGGCGGGCATTTCCTGCTCGGCGGCTGGTCGATCGTCCTGTTGCGCGACTATGCCGACGGCTGCGATTTCGCGGCTGTGTCGCCTCGGGTCGAGGTCAAGACGTCCGCGATCACCCGCCAAAATCTCGGATCGGTCGGCGACCTCATCAAGACGCGAGCGTTCGACCGGATCGATTTTGCCCGCTTCAGGGCGAAGGCTGGTCGCTGCGGCCATTATGACTTTTCCCTCGACGCGCTCATTTCGTCCCTGCCGGTTCCCGAAGGCGTTGCCGACTGA